Part of the Musa acuminata AAA Group cultivar baxijiao chromosome BXJ2-7, Cavendish_Baxijiao_AAA, whole genome shotgun sequence genome is shown below.
AATTTGAATGATACCCTATCCAAATTTGATGATATGGAGGCTGGGTGTGCTCTTTCACTAATCACTTGTCAAGCTCAGCTGACTCTGTCTTCTTTTATTGCAAGTTTAGAAGAACAGTCTGAGACACATGATGGAGATACTGAATTAAGTTACACAGGGATATGTAGTCACACACCCTTTTGGTACTCTATATTAGATAGCCATGAACCCTAACATCAACTATATATGTTACAGAGGTAAAATATTGTCATCTATCACTCCCTTTTGTGGATTTCCATTCCCTTCACTCTCAATTGCCAATATTTACTCAAAGTTTATGTATGCAACTGAAGGTGCCTTTTTATCATGCTCTCaagaaataattttttctttgaagACGATAATGCTCCGAAAACGAATCGGATCatcattaaatttatttttctaagaaATCTCGATTCATTTAAACCGGATTCAGATACCATAAAATTGGTGATTAATAATCAGATCATCAAATTGGTGATTAATAATCAGATCATCAAATTATTTGCTCTCTGAATAAGTTAAATCGGATTCTATCGTAATTAAATTGTCATTTCGCCTAAAAATAACGCAGAAGAACAAAAGGATGAGACATCTTAGATTTGGGTTCCATCTTTTAGTATCATAGATCATTCAGTCATGGGTGACCTCCCACGGTGGCAAAGGGTCATGGTCCACGTCGCCCATGAAAAGCCACCCTGGAATTTCATGGGAATATTCCTCGCCGCAAACCTAAAACCTACCTCGCTCGACCGCCCATTCTGCCACAACTTACGTCGCGGCTTCGCTCAACGCCGTTGCGGTTTGCGTGGAGATGGAGATGGCAGTTACGACATGGACACCTCCTCGCGAATGGCTCCCTTGAACCTCGTCTCTCCCGGCTCTTTCTCCGGCACACCTAGTTTTCCACTTTTCCGGGGTCTTTATATGAGGGCGGACCTCCATCTTCGATCCCACGTCGCTTGCCCTTGAGATCTCTCCTTCTATAGATCGGAAATTGGAGAGAGGAGGGAACATTCTTGGGTTTCTCGAGTGTCTCGGGATCGAGAGGGAGGAAAGGTGCAAGCTTTATTAGATTGATTGAATCGCTACCCCGGCCTCTCTAAGCCCTAGAAATCGGCTTTTTTCGATACTTCAATATGATCTACGCTGTGAAGCAATCCGCTTTAGCGTTGGGCGCCGCGGATCTTGTCCGGCCCAAATCTCTGCTCGCTGCACCTCGAATCAGCATCCTTCCGTCCATATGTGCTGCCAAAAACTCTAATTTCCAGCTTTCTACTCGGAAGCCCCTGTCTCTCCCCTCCCTGGAGGGACTTGGTTTCCCGTCGGTCGTGAAGCCTCGGGGTCTCGGGTTCAAGCGCGAGGCCTTCGAAGCCGATAGGTCGGAGAACATCGAGATCTCGCACCAGGAAGCTCGGTCGGCCGCGGGTCAGAAGCTAAGGATCGGGATCTACTTCGCCACCTGGTGGGCTCTCAACGTGGTGTTCAACATCTACAACAAGAAGGTCCTCAACGCATTTCCGTATCCCTGGCTCACCTCCACTCTCTCCCTCGCCACGGGTTCGCTGATGATGCTCGTCTCCTGGGCCACCGGGATAGCCGAGGCCCCCGAGACCGACTTTGAGTTCTGGAAGGCGCTTGCACCGGTGAGAAAAATGAGATCTTTTGGTCAAACGCAAGGGATTTTCGTGATTGGTTCGGTTTCTCAGGTGGATTTTCTTTGATCAGGTTGCGGTCGCTCATACCATCGGCCATGTGGCGGCGACGGTGAGCATGTCGAAGGTGGCGGTGTCATTTACCCACATAATAAAGAGTGGAGAGCCTGCATTCAGTGTATTGGTGTCGAGGTTGCTGTTGGGTGAAACTTTCCCTCTGCCGGTGTATTTGTCACTGGTCCCCATCATCGGCGGTTGTGCCCTGGCGGCGGTGACCGAGCTCAACTTCAACATGACCGGTAAGAAGAGATACAATAATGCTTGACTCATGAAGTTGACCTCTGTGGATCTTTGTTCATATGTAATAGCAATTTTGAGCTATTTTAACTAAACCAGAAATTAGTGAATTTTCTGATCAAACTTCTTGGTCAATGACAAGCAAATTACTGCAGTATGAAGTTATTGCTCGCAAGCATTCCAGTATTTTATTCAGGTTATATCCCTTGCTTTCTATGCTATCTCAACATTTCCTAATTTAGATGCCGCTGTTGCTGAATTAGTTTGTTGATGCTTGCTTCCTAGTTACATGAGCATGCTGCAACTgctaagaattttttattaatcaGTATTACTGTTACATATGTGAGCCGTGTCTATGAAAATGACTCGGAAAGTAATCTCACTGAATTATGTTGGTCAAGGGAACCAAAGCATTCTAATACTGGAAGGCTgtcttggaattataatttttatgattttagatGTAATCCTCTATGAACTTATTGGTGAGAGTATTAGCTgtgattttttttcctatttcagGTTTTGTGGGCGCAATGATATCGAATCTTGCatttgtgtttcggaacatattttCTAAGAAGGGGATGAAAGGGAAGTCAGTTGGTGGGATGAACTATTATGCTTGCCTGTCGATTCTATCCCTGTTGATACTCACACCTTTTGCTATTGCAATTGAGGGCCCGCAGATGTGGACTGCTGGCTGGCAGAAGGCACTTTCACAGATTGGTCCACATTTCGTCTGGTATGCCATAACCTTTTCATTGGTGTGTCTCATTTATGAATTTTGTTTTTATTCATGCAGTAGCTTAAACACCCATTGTTCCTATTTGCCTGTCAAAAATTAACTCTTGCTAGTTGCAGGACCTTAGCATTGTGTACTCCCAGTGGCTTGTGTTGGAAAGTTGTTATTAAAATGGCCCGATCTGCATTCAGCAAACCAAGCATCCATTGTGTTCAAATTTTTGCTAGGAAACTATTTAGTCTGTTTGTAATATTGAGCTTTTCATGGTAtggttatattaaaattt
Proteins encoded:
- the LOC103990746 gene encoding glucose-6-phosphate/phosphate translocator 2, chloroplastic isoform X2 is translated as MIYAVKQSALALGAADLVRPKSLLAAPRISILPSICAAKNSNFQLSTRKPLSLPSLEGLGFPSVVKPRGLGFKREAFEADRSENIEISHQEARSAAGQKLRIGIYFATWWALNVVFNIYNKKVLNAFPYPWLTSTLSLATGSLMMLVSWATGIAEAPETDFEFWKALAPVAVAHTIGHVAATVSMSKVAVSFTHIIKSGEPAFSVLVSRLLLGETFPLPVYLSLVPIIGGCALAAVTELNFNMTGFVGAMISNLAFVFRNIFSKKGMKGKSVGGMNYYACLSILSLLILTPFAIAIEGPQMWTAGWQKALSQIGPHFVWWVAAQSVFYHLYNQVSYMSLDEISPLTFSIGNTMKRISVIVSSIIIFHTPVQPVNALGAAIAILGTFLYSQAKQ
- the LOC103990746 gene encoding glucose-6-phosphate/phosphate translocator 2, chloroplastic isoform X1 → MIYAVKQSALALGAADLVRPKSLLAAPRISILPSICAAKNSNFQLSTRKPLSLPSLEGLGFPSVVKPRGLGFKREAFEADRSENIEISHQEARSAAGQKLRIGIYFATWWALNVVFNIYNKKVLNAFPYPWLTSTLSLATGSLMMLVSWATGIAEAPETDFEFWKALAPVAVAHTIGHVAATVSMSKVAVSFTHIIKSGEPAFSVLVSRLLLGETFPLPVYLSLVPIIGGCALAAVTELNFNMTANYCSMKLLLASIPVFYSGFVGAMISNLAFVFRNIFSKKGMKGKSVGGMNYYACLSILSLLILTPFAIAIEGPQMWTAGWQKALSQIGPHFVWWVAAQSVFYHLYNQVSYMSLDEISPLTFSIGNTMKRISVIVSSIIIFHTPVQPVNALGAAIAILGTFLYSQAKQ